A window from Dendrosporobacter quercicolus encodes these proteins:
- a CDS encoding glycosyltransferase family 2 protein, with protein sequence MEYTEFVTIAILAKDKAHVLPLYLRLIESQTYPAARIKLYIRTNNNKDNTATILEQWIEKVRGKYSEIYYDASDVKERVQDYGPHDWNPLKLSVLTRLRQESVEWAKDRGTHYFVVDCDNFIIPETLEILLHTGLPVIGPLLKNGDNLLSNYANFHFVTDENGYYKYSNLYFEILYQSIKGLIEVEVIHCTYLVRSEVLNHATYIDGSGRYDYVIFSDALRKAGIPQYIDNRRDYGKLTFCNTEEEFKEKNIIVG encoded by the coding sequence ATGGAATATACAGAGTTTGTAACCATTGCCATTTTGGCCAAGGACAAAGCTCATGTTTTACCATTATATCTTCGTTTGATTGAGAGTCAGACTTATCCGGCTGCCAGGATCAAGCTGTATATTCGCACAAATAACAACAAAGATAATACTGCGACTATTCTTGAGCAGTGGATAGAAAAAGTACGGGGCAAATATTCTGAAATTTATTATGATGCCAGTGATGTTAAGGAACGGGTGCAGGATTATGGTCCGCATGACTGGAATCCGTTAAAGCTCTCGGTGCTGACCAGGCTGCGCCAGGAGTCGGTGGAATGGGCCAAAGACCGGGGAACTCACTATTTTGTCGTTGACTGCGATAATTTTATTATTCCTGAGACCTTGGAGATCCTGCTGCATACCGGGCTGCCGGTGATTGGGCCGCTGCTTAAAAACGGCGATAATTTGTTGAGCAATTATGCCAATTTTCACTTTGTCACCGATGAAAATGGTTACTATAAGTATTCAAATTTATATTTTGAAATATTGTACCAGTCAATTAAAGGATTAATTGAGGTAGAAGTCATTCACTGTACTTACCTGGTACGGAGTGAAGTTTTAAATCACGCCACCTATATTGACGGCAGCGGCCGCTATGACTATGTCATATTCAGCGATGCCCTGCGAAAAGCGGGCATACCGCAGTATATCGACAATCGCCGTGATTATGGCAAGCTTACTTTTTGCAATACCGAGGAAGAATTTAAAGAAAAAAACATCATCGTAGGCTAG
- a CDS encoding EVE domain-containing protein, with protein sequence MAYWLAKTEPDSYSYTDLERVGRDRWNGVKNFTALKHIGRMKPEDLVFIYHTGKEKSVVGVAEVVSSPYPDPSEADKRFLVVDVKPRYRLTWPVTLKEIKRNPAFAEWELVRQSRLSVMPVTEEHWQLVHGLAGQPE encoded by the coding sequence ATGGCTTATTGGCTTGCCAAAACTGAACCGGATAGTTATAGTTATACTGACCTTGAACGCGTAGGCCGCGACCGCTGGAATGGCGTAAAAAACTTTACAGCTTTGAAACACATCGGCCGGATGAAGCCGGAAGATCTTGTCTTCATTTACCATACCGGCAAGGAAAAATCAGTCGTCGGGGTAGCCGAAGTAGTTTCATCCCCTTACCCGGATCCGTCTGAAGCCGATAAGCGCTTCTTGGTTGTTGATGTCAAACCACGCTACCGCCTGACCTGGCCGGTAACCCTAAAAGAAATAAAGCGGAATCCCGCTTTTGCCGAATGGGAGCTTGTCCGGCAATCCCGCCTTTCGGTCATGCCCGTAACAGAGGAGCACTGGCAATTGGTACACGGTTTGGCCGGCCAACCTGAATGA
- a CDS encoding CGGC domain-containing protein → MKIAILVREETMQRCTGKGCLNAFFQCKDAFARYQGDIELVTFSHAGGDIEHKIAMMLKNGVETVHLSTCLRGKAKNYEELAKRLSRHFAVVGYTHGPETGRERAAIILEKGGSIRV, encoded by the coding sequence ATGAAAATTGCAATATTAGTCCGGGAAGAGACTATGCAGCGTTGTACCGGCAAGGGCTGCCTGAACGCTTTTTTTCAGTGCAAAGATGCTTTTGCGCGTTATCAGGGAGATATTGAGCTTGTCACTTTTTCGCATGCCGGCGGCGATATTGAGCATAAAATTGCAATGATGTTGAAAAACGGTGTGGAAACGGTGCATTTATCAACTTGCCTAAGAGGGAAAGCCAAAAACTATGAGGAATTGGCCAAACGTCTGAGCCGGCATTTTGCTGTTGTCGGGTATACCCACGGGCCGGAGACCGGACGGGAACGCGCCGCAATTATTCTGGAAAAAGGCGGTTCAATTCGTGTTTAG